A stretch of Microbulbifer bruguierae DNA encodes these proteins:
- the dcd gene encoding dCTP deaminase encodes MSIKSDKWIRRMAESEGMIEPFEPGQVRHGESGDRLISYGTSSYGYDVRCASEFKIFTNVHSATVDPKAFDEDSFVDVTGDYCVIPPNSFALARTVEYFRIPRSVLTICLGKSTYARCGIIVNVTPLEPEWEGHVTLEFSNTTNLPAKIYANEGVAQMLFFESDEICDVSYKDRGGKYQGQRGVTLPKT; translated from the coding sequence GTGAGTATCAAATCCGATAAGTGGATTCGTCGTATGGCAGAAAGTGAGGGCATGATCGAGCCCTTCGAGCCGGGCCAGGTACGCCACGGGGAGTCTGGCGATCGGCTGATCTCTTACGGGACGTCCAGCTACGGCTATGACGTACGCTGCGCCAGTGAGTTCAAGATCTTCACTAATGTGCACTCCGCCACCGTGGACCCCAAGGCGTTTGACGAAGACAGCTTTGTGGACGTGACCGGTGATTACTGTGTCATCCCGCCCAACTCCTTCGCGCTGGCGCGCACGGTTGAGTATTTCCGCATCCCGCGCTCTGTCCTGACCATTTGCCTGGGCAAGTCGACTTATGCCCGTTGCGGCATCATCGTCAATGTGACCCCGCTGGAGCCGGAGTGGGAGGGGCACGTGACCCTCGAGTTCTCGAACACCACCAATCTGCCGGCGAAGATCTACGCTAACGAAGGCGTGGCACAGATGCTGTTCTTCGAATCTGACGAGATCTGTGATGTGTCCTACAAGGACCGCGGTGGCAAATATCAGGGGCAGCGAGGCGTGACCCTGCCGAAGACCTGA